One window from the genome of Elaeis guineensis isolate ETL-2024a chromosome 5, EG11, whole genome shotgun sequence encodes:
- the LOC105046347 gene encoding serine/threonine-protein phosphatase PP1, translated as MDPALLDGIISRLLEVRLARPGRQVQLSESEIRQLCNVSREIFLSQPNLLELEAPIKICGDIHGQYSDLLRLFEYGGFPPESNYLFLGDYVDRGKQSLETICLLLAYKIKYPENFFLLRGNHECASINRIYGFYDECKRRFNVRLWKVFTDCFNCLPVAALIDDKILCMHGGLSPDLSNLDQIKSLTRPTDVPDTGLLCDLLWSDPGRDIQGWGMNDRGVSYTFGADKVSEFLSKHDLDLICRAHQVVEDGYEFFANRQLVTIFSAPNYCGEFDNAGAMMSVDETLMCSFQILKPAEKKTKFIVPTGI; from the exons ATGGATCCGGCGTTGCTCGATGGCATCATAAGCAGGCTGCTGGAGGTGCGGTTGGCGAGGCCTGGGCGGCAGGTGCAGCTCTCGGAGTCGGAGATCCGACAACTTTGCAATGTCTCTCGGGAGATTTTCCTCAGCCAGCCCAATCTCCTGGAGCTCGAAGCTCCCATCAAGATCTGCG GTGACATTCATGGGCAGTATAGTGATCTTTTAAGACTCTTTGAGTATGGTGGTTTTCCTCCTGAGTCCAACTATTTATTCTTAGGTGATTATGTGGACCGGGGAAAACAAAGCTTGGAAACAATATGCCTTCTTCTTGCTTACAAAATAAAGTACCCAGAGAACTTTTTTCTACTGAGAGGAAATCATGAATGTGCTTCTATAAATAGAATTTATGgattttatgatgaatgtaagcgCCGGTTTAATGTTAGACTATGGAAAGTTTTTACTGACTGCTTCAACTGCCTTCCAGTGGCAGCTCTAATTGATGACAAAATACTATGCATGCATGGTGGCCTTTCACCTGATCTGTCAAACTTGGATCAAATTAAAAGTTTAACTCGTCCAACCGATGTCCCAGACACTGGTTTACTATGCGACTTACTTTGGTCAGATCCTGGTAGAGATATTCAAGGTTGGGGAATGAATGACAGAGGGGTTTCATACACTTTTGGTGCTGACAAGGTTTCAGAATTCCTGTCAAAGCATGATCTGGATCTTATCTGTCGGGCTCATCAG GTTGTCGAGGATGGGTATGAATTCTTTGCTAACAGACAACTTGTCACCATATTTTCAGCCCCAAACTACTGTGGTGAATTTGATAATGCTGGTGCAATGATGAGTGTTGATGAAACTTTAATGTGCTCTTTTCAAATTCTCAAGCCTGCAGAGAAGAAAACGAAGTTTATCGTGCCAACAGGAATATGA